A single window of Phycisphaerae bacterium DNA harbors:
- the ispF gene encoding 2-C-methyl-D-erythritol 2,4-cyclodiphosphate synthase yields the protein MSELSIHRIGLGTDLHRLEPGGPLRIGGVDIPFDKHAAGHSDGDVVLHAVTDALLGAFGLPDIGERFPDTDLAYKGADSRGLLKLVLDDVRTRGHAVAQVDLVIHAERPKLTGFKDAIRMCLADILDLPPDRVGIKAKTGEGLDAVGRGEAIACTAIVGLTAGSPVK from the coding sequence TTGTCCGAACTAAGCATCCATCGCATCGGCCTCGGCACTGACCTCCATCGCCTGGAGCCCGGCGGCCCTCTGCGGATCGGAGGTGTCGACATACCCTTCGACAAGCACGCTGCCGGTCACAGCGACGGCGATGTGGTCCTGCACGCCGTCACCGACGCCCTGCTCGGGGCCTTCGGTCTTCCGGACATCGGCGAGCGCTTTCCCGACACTGACTTGGCGTATAAGGGGGCAGACAGCCGCGGGCTGCTCAAACTGGTGCTGGACGACGTCCGCACCCGCGGTCACGCCGTCGCGCAGGTCGATCTCGTCATCCACGCCGAGCGTCCCAAGCTGACCGGCTTCAAGGACGCCATCCGCATGTGCCTCGCCGACATCCTCGACCTGCCGCCCGATCGCGTCGGCATAAAGGCCAAGACCGGCGAGGGGCTGGACGCCGTCGGCCGCGGCGAGGCCATCGCCTGCACCGCCATAGTTGGCCTGACGGCCGGATCGCCAGTAAAGTAG
- the dapF gene encoding diaminopimelate epimerase — translation MKFTKMHGLGNDYIYVEGFTQPLDDLDAPALCRRMSDRHKGIGADGLILIRPPSPGAAADVRMEMYNADGSRGEMCGNGIRCVAKYVLERGLAKPQASGLKPQASLRVETDRGVLDLTCHRSPDGKIDRVRVNMGEPILKPTDIPVTMDGPRCVRQPLSVGEEQYEMTCVSMGNPHAVFYLPSLEAMDLARLGPIIERHPVFPNRINVHVAEAVSRCEVTMRTWERGTGLTQACGTGACSVLVAGVLEGRLERSALIHLPGGDLEIEWDEATNSVFKTGPATEVFNGEWRIQEV, via the coding sequence CTGAAATTCACCAAAATGCACGGGCTCGGCAACGACTACATCTACGTCGAAGGCTTCACCCAGCCCCTCGACGACCTCGACGCCCCCGCCCTCTGCCGCAGGATGAGCGACCGCCACAAGGGCATCGGCGCCGACGGTCTCATCCTCATCCGCCCGCCCTCGCCCGGCGCCGCCGCCGACGTCCGCATGGAGATGTACAACGCTGACGGCTCGCGCGGCGAGATGTGCGGCAACGGCATCCGCTGCGTCGCCAAATACGTCCTCGAACGCGGCTTGGCGAAACCTCAAGCCTCAGGCCTCAAGCCTCAAGCCTCACTCCGCGTCGAAACCGACCGCGGCGTCCTCGACCTAACCTGCCATCGCAGTCCCGACGGCAAGATCGACCGCGTCCGCGTCAACATGGGCGAGCCGATCCTGAAGCCCACCGACATCCCCGTGACGATGGACGGCCCGCGCTGCGTCCGCCAGCCGCTCTCTGTCGGCGAGGAACAGTACGAAATGACCTGCGTCTCCATGGGCAACCCCCACGCCGTCTTCTATTTGCCGTCCCTTGAGGCGATGGACCTCGCCCGACTCGGCCCGATCATCGAACGCCACCCCGTCTTTCCCAACCGCATCAACGTCCACGTCGCGGAGGCCGTCTCGCGCTGCGAAGTCACGATGCGAACCTGGGAACGCGGCACGGGTCTCACCCAGGCCTGCGGGACCGGGGCCTGCTCCGTCCTCGTCGCCGGGGTCCTCGAGGGCCGGCTCGAACGCTCCGCGCTCATCCACCTGCCCGGTGGGGATCTCGAAATCGAGTGGGACGAAGCGACGAACAGCGTCTTCAAGACGGGCCCGGCAACCGAGGTATTCAATGGTGAATGGCGAATCCAAGAAGTATGA
- the cysS gene encoding cysteine--tRNA ligase, whose amino-acid sequence MALRVYNTLSGEKELFQPVQPGKVGIYLCGPTVYKPAHIGHAVGPVIFDVIKRYLTFKGFQVTWVVNVTDVEDKLIAAAAEAGTSVLKLARELENRYVEAMAALGVRSIDHMPRASENIKEIIEHIQRLIGKGVAYAAGGDVYFDVTKDADYGKLAHRKPEEQFAGTREGLVQSAKRNPGDFALWKAAKPDEPPEVQYDSPWGKGRPGWHIECSAMAMKLLGETFDIHGGGMDLKFPHHENEIAQAESDTGKPFAKFWLHNGLTRFNTKKISKSDPEFEKVMGSLQISNLLANYPAELLRFLILQSQYRSPIDFSEQALAASKTALDTFYRLMERLGRALTLDPYALTLSIEKTRDTPHDAAAQEFVKKIMDEQVRFLEAMDDDFNTAGAIGVLFDMANHLNRFIDASRVESNPSDQVRNVVHAGGGTFVGLARLLGLLVEKPRAAAGQDGDCGKLMDLLIEVRKMARDAKQFQIADRIRGQLADLGFQLEDRQDGTLWRRA is encoded by the coding sequence ATGGCGCTGCGCGTTTACAACACCCTTTCCGGCGAGAAGGAACTGTTCCAACCGGTCCAGCCCGGCAAGGTCGGTATCTATCTCTGCGGCCCCACGGTCTATAAGCCGGCGCACATCGGCCACGCTGTCGGACCGGTCATCTTCGACGTCATCAAGCGATATCTCACCTTCAAGGGCTTTCAGGTCACCTGGGTCGTAAACGTCACGGACGTCGAAGACAAGCTGATCGCCGCGGCGGCCGAGGCGGGCACAAGCGTCCTCAAGCTCGCGCGGGAATTGGAAAACCGCTACGTGGAAGCCATGGCCGCGCTGGGCGTCCGCTCGATCGACCACATGCCGCGGGCCAGCGAAAACATCAAAGAGATCATCGAACATATCCAGCGCCTGATCGGCAAGGGCGTGGCCTATGCGGCCGGCGGCGATGTCTACTTCGATGTCACCAAGGACGCCGACTACGGCAAGCTTGCCCATCGCAAGCCGGAGGAGCAATTCGCGGGAACGCGCGAAGGGCTCGTCCAATCCGCCAAGCGCAATCCCGGCGACTTCGCGCTGTGGAAGGCCGCCAAACCTGACGAGCCGCCGGAAGTGCAGTACGACTCGCCGTGGGGCAAGGGCCGCCCCGGCTGGCACATCGAATGCTCGGCGATGGCCATGAAATTGCTCGGCGAGACCTTTGACATCCACGGCGGCGGCATGGACCTCAAATTCCCCCACCACGAAAACGAAATCGCCCAGGCCGAATCCGACACGGGCAAGCCCTTCGCCAAGTTCTGGCTGCACAACGGTCTCACCCGCTTCAACACCAAGAAGATCTCCAAGTCCGATCCCGAGTTCGAGAAGGTGATGGGCTCGCTGCAAATCTCCAATTTGCTCGCGAACTATCCGGCCGAGCTTCTCCGCTTTCTCATCCTCCAGTCGCAATACCGCTCACCAATCGACTTTTCCGAACAGGCGCTGGCCGCCTCCAAGACCGCGCTCGATACTTTCTACCGCCTGATGGAGCGACTCGGCCGCGCGCTGACTCTGGACCCGTACGCACTGACCTTGTCGATCGAGAAAACCCGCGACACTCCACATGACGCGGCCGCCCAGGAATTCGTCAAAAAGATCATGGACGAGCAGGTCCGCTTCCTCGAGGCCATGGACGACGACTTCAACACCGCCGGGGCCATCGGCGTCCTCTTCGACATGGCCAATCACCTCAATCGCTTCATCGACGCCAGTCGCGTGGAGTCCAATCCGAGCGATCAGGTCCGCAACGTGGTCCACGCCGGCGGCGGCACATTTGTTGGACTGGCCCGCCTGCTCGGTTTACTCGTCGAAAAACCCCGCGCCGCGGCCGGTCAGGATGGCGATTGCGGCAAGCTGATGGACTTATTGATCGAAGTTCGCAAGATGGCCAGGGACGCCAAGCAGTTCCAGATCGCCGACCGCATCCGCGGGCAGCTCGCCGATCTGGGCTTCCAGCTTGAAGACCGCCAGGATGGCACGCTATGGCGACGAGCCTGA
- the ruvA gene encoding Holliday junction branch migration protein RuvA, whose protein sequence is MIVRLQGTLSEIDEDSAVLDRDGLAYEVLVPAYALTELSACRGSSVTLHTLQYLEGNAAGGNMTPRTVGFLHSEDRAFFRQFLTVKGVGVRKALRALAAPVARIAADIEAGDAVALARLPGIGRRMADQIIAELRGKVKEHAFAASTPPPAAQSGWSAEQRDAIEILVAWGDHRADAERWIARAGQLHDNITAAEAWVRAAYRIKSGAEA, encoded by the coding sequence ATGATCGTCCGTCTGCAAGGCACACTCAGTGAGATCGACGAGGACTCTGCCGTCCTCGACCGTGACGGTTTGGCTTACGAGGTCCTCGTCCCTGCCTATGCATTGACAGAACTCTCGGCCTGTCGCGGCTCGTCCGTCACGCTCCACACTTTGCAATACCTCGAAGGCAACGCCGCCGGCGGCAACATGACGCCGCGCACCGTGGGCTTCCTTCACTCCGAGGATCGCGCCTTTTTCAGGCAATTCCTGACCGTCAAAGGTGTCGGGGTCCGCAAGGCGCTCCGCGCCCTGGCCGCGCCGGTCGCGCGGATTGCCGCCGACATCGAAGCGGGCGACGCGGTCGCCCTGGCGCGCCTTCCCGGCATCGGCCGTCGCATGGCCGATCAGATCATCGCCGAGCTGCGCGGCAAGGTGAAAGAGCACGCCTTTGCGGCATCCACGCCCCCGCCCGCCGCCCAGAGCGGCTGGTCCGCCGAGCAGCGCGACGCGATCGAGATCCTCGTCGCCTGGGGCGATCATCGCGCCGACGCCGAGCGCTGGATCGCGCGCGCCGGCCAACTCCACGATAACATCACCGCGGCGGAGGCCTGGGTCCGGGCGGCGTATCGAATCAAGAGCGGAGCAGAAGCATGA
- a CDS encoding crossover junction endodeoxyribonuclease RuvC: MATSLTPLKTRAARGVSTPRPRVISASARSTIILGIDPGLERTGYGVIVAPQGRVLDAGLFRSSTKAPLPERLTELASGLEEVIAEHRPGLVAVEDLYAHYKHPRTAILMGHVRGVLLYLAAKNRIDVLNLPSTRVKRFLTGNGHASKDQMQRAIMTTLSLPRLPEPSDVADALAVAWCATSEIRKSNRS, encoded by the coding sequence ATGGCGACGAGCCTGACACCGTTGAAAACTCGGGCGGCTCGTGGAGTTTCGACGCCGCGTCCCCGCGTCATCTCCGCGTCGGCCCGCTCCACAATCATCCTTGGCATCGACCCCGGCCTGGAACGAACTGGCTACGGCGTCATCGTCGCACCCCAGGGCCGCGTGCTCGACGCGGGGTTGTTTCGTTCGTCGACCAAGGCACCGCTGCCCGAACGGCTGACCGAACTGGCCTCCGGATTGGAAGAAGTCATCGCCGAGCATCGACCCGGCCTCGTCGCCGTCGAAGACCTTTATGCTCATTACAAGCATCCGCGTACGGCGATCCTGATGGGCCACGTCCGCGGAGTTCTTCTGTACCTCGCCGCCAAAAACAGAATCGACGTGCTCAATCTACCATCGACCCGAGTGAAGCGCTTCCTGACCGGCAACGGCCATGCGAGCAAGGACCAAATGCAACGCGCCATCATGACGACGCTTTCTCTTCCGCGCCTTCCGGAGCCCTCGGACGTCGCCGATGCATTAGCCGTCGCCTGGTGCGCAACTAGTGAAATAAGAAAGTCGAACCGGTCATGA
- a CDS encoding beta-ketoacyl synthase N-terminal-like domain-containing protein: protein MHHQPAIAVVGMGGIFPGATDLAAFWRNIVAGLDTTRDVPPNRWILHPSRALADGPKPDRVYSLRGCFVDNFECDPAGLAIDPGLLQLLDPLYHLVLHAGRAAFNDAITSSLDRRRVGVILAAIALPTDDSSAITREILGQAFEDRLFAQQGDHREAPTQLRTHPLNSRVTGLPAALLAQALQLGGGSYTLDAACASSLYALKLACDELREGRADAMLAGGVSRPECLYTQMGFSQLLALSKSGRCAPFDDSCDGLIVGEGAGIVVLKRLDDAMRDGDRIYGVIRGIGLSNDIGGSLLAPDSEGQLRAMRAAYEQAGWSPDVVDLIECHGTGTPTGDAVEIASLRTLWQGLEDPPARCPIGSVKSMIGHLLTGAGAAGFIKVLLAMREGTLPPSANYSDSGRVIPLADSPFRVQTQSESWPHHRDRPRRAAISAFGFGGINAHVLVEECIDHMAHQNRSRKGAPRDSSKASSPNNASQPIAIVGVAAHFGAANSLRHFEQKILNNRAGFHARPTDRWEGGDNLARQWIGGDGARGAYLERLAIPIGKYRLPPTEIPEVLPQQLLLLDVCAAALENARLPLREKRPRVSAIIGMALDFGTTNFHLRWWIEGQARQWAERLGLDLDDDEFEQWITALKDAAGPALNAARTLGALGGMIASRIAREFQLGGPSYAVSCDEASGLKAVEIAARALARGEIDAAVVGAVDLAGDVRNVVTSAMLRDRTDRGDADFIGEGAGAAVLKRLDDAQAAGDRIYAVLNPTEDTARAEATRISAREFVGRTGAADGMASLVMAALCLHHEILLPCDDSDLPTYWWHDRADGPRRAAVEAKSIDGADVCIVLEGFEQSSIPAKPIPMPRLYRDALFAIEADNVIGLLAGLGDLASHRSEDLSNLARQWHDQHRPARDRRLAVSIVASSHEELTDALSTARSALSNDPDQPLDGRKGAFYNPTPLGPTGQLAFVFPGSGNHFPDMGKGIALRWPDIPRALDHVTQRLRSHLILGASPDDPSADDSVHRNIFRQVSYCVLMSDLLRRFGLQPDAVIGYSLGESASLFALRAWPDRDEMFQRMTRSPLFKSDLAGQCRAIRAAWNIPDDCPVDWTVAVVGRPVEQVREALRGVEHARLLMVNSPRECVIGGLRPDMAEVTRRLKSRAVLLEGIPTVHFEAVREVEEAYRDLHLLETKPPAGVRFYSAAAARAYDVTRASAAESITAQALHGFDFPALIEQAYADGVRLFVEVGPQASCTRMIGRILAGRPHFARSASSSGDNEVRDVFQLAAAMIAERIPVDMDLLLGEATSEAEDLSPEKPAKTVTVEIGRKLSVPPLPVKRSRPPQRGAAPPARTVEPVPVAAGEYSDNTVVAEWSRTAAACASAHRAYLQFSEAAAGGMASALAFQSQILESMVGAGDGTIALADLIPDQSPSRKGAPSGPSDVARRSFTVTALNKPVLSRDLCLEFARGSVAKVLGPEFAEVDRHATRVRLPDEPLMLVDRIMEIDGVKGSMTSGRVVTEHDVLADAWYLDGGRAPICITVEAGQADLFLSAYLGIDRITKGLRTYRLLDATVTFHRGLPRPGETIRYDIRIEKFVRQGETYLFFFQFDGTVNDVPVLTMRNGCAGFFTADEIRNSRGIVLTPEELAPTTGTLPADWRPLVSMSAESYDEANLTALRGGDLAGCFGPVFTNLPIADPLKLPGGRMKLIDRVTQLDPTGGRYGLGVIRAEADIHSDDWFLTCHFVDDMVMPGTLMYECCAHTLRMFLLRMGWVGEHAEICYEPVPGVASSLRCRGPVTPKTKIVTYQVEIKEIGYRPEPYVLADAMMYADGEAIVRMTNMSLQMSGTNRERIEQIWRLREGRTRGKLATGFTTKTSSAPLFTRDQILAFCIGNPSDCFGEPFRIFDRHRKCARLPGPPYCFLDRVVSAEPEPFALEPGGWIECEYDVPRDAWYFAANRQTSMPFAVLLEIALQPCGFLAAYAGSALTSETDLSFRNLGGTATLHEELFADCGTLRVRVRMTDVSSAGGMIIEQFDMQVWRGHRLVYDGKTSFGFFSKASLAQQVGIRDAKDRIYVPPHAEAQRRRDRFSLPNDPPFTPDDATASPQASSLRPQAFLPARAFRMIDQIDVLLPDGGPHGLGFIQGSTRVDPAAWFFKAHFYQDPVWPGSLGLESFLQLLKVFALDRWPDLAATHRFEPIAAGTPHTWAYRGQIIPSNRRVEVQAVITRHDDGPTPTVMADGFLSVDGITIYEMKNFGSRLTFLR from the coding sequence ATGCACCATCAACCGGCCATTGCCGTCGTCGGCATGGGAGGAATCTTCCCCGGCGCTACTGATTTGGCCGCGTTCTGGCGGAACATCGTCGCCGGTCTCGACACAACACGCGACGTTCCTCCAAACCGATGGATTTTGCACCCTTCCCGGGCACTGGCCGACGGCCCCAAACCCGACCGCGTGTATTCGCTTCGCGGATGCTTTGTTGACAACTTCGAGTGCGATCCAGCCGGACTGGCGATCGATCCGGGCCTGCTCCAATTGCTCGATCCCCTTTATCACCTCGTCCTCCATGCCGGCCGCGCCGCATTCAACGACGCCATAACGAGTTCCCTCGATCGCCGACGCGTAGGAGTCATCCTCGCCGCCATCGCCCTGCCGACGGACGACTCCTCAGCCATCACCCGCGAGATCCTCGGGCAGGCGTTCGAGGATCGACTGTTCGCCCAACAGGGCGACCACCGCGAGGCACCGACTCAACTCCGCACCCATCCGCTCAACAGCCGCGTCACTGGCCTGCCCGCGGCCTTGCTTGCACAGGCCCTCCAACTCGGCGGCGGAAGCTACACGCTCGACGCCGCCTGCGCGTCATCGCTCTATGCCCTCAAGCTCGCCTGCGATGAACTCCGCGAAGGCCGCGCCGACGCCATGCTCGCCGGCGGCGTCTCGCGACCCGAATGTCTCTACACGCAGATGGGCTTCTCGCAGCTCCTCGCCCTGTCCAAGTCCGGCCGCTGCGCCCCCTTCGACGACTCCTGCGACGGTCTCATCGTCGGCGAGGGTGCTGGCATCGTTGTGCTCAAGCGGCTCGACGACGCGATGCGCGACGGTGACCGCATCTACGGCGTCATCCGTGGCATCGGCCTCTCCAACGACATCGGCGGCAGCCTCCTCGCCCCCGACTCCGAGGGGCAGCTCCGCGCCATGCGCGCCGCCTACGAACAAGCCGGCTGGTCTCCCGATGTCGTCGATCTCATCGAGTGCCACGGCACCGGCACCCCCACCGGTGACGCCGTCGAGATCGCTAGCCTGCGAACGCTCTGGCAAGGCCTCGAAGACCCGCCCGCCCGCTGCCCGATCGGCTCAGTCAAATCCATGATCGGTCACCTCCTGACGGGTGCGGGAGCCGCCGGGTTCATCAAAGTCCTCCTGGCCATGCGCGAAGGCACACTACCGCCTTCCGCCAACTATAGTGACAGCGGCCGCGTGATCCCGCTCGCGGACAGCCCTTTCCGGGTGCAGACGCAATCGGAGTCCTGGCCGCACCACCGTGACCGCCCGCGTCGCGCCGCCATCAGCGCCTTCGGCTTCGGCGGCATCAACGCCCACGTGCTCGTCGAAGAATGCATCGACCACATGGCCCATCAGAACCGCTCCCGCAAGGGAGCGCCGCGCGATTCGTCGAAGGCCAGCAGTCCTAATAACGCGAGCCAGCCGATCGCCATCGTCGGCGTGGCCGCACACTTCGGCGCCGCCAACTCCCTCCGACACTTCGAACAAAAAATACTCAACAACCGCGCGGGGTTCCATGCGCGCCCCACCGACCGCTGGGAAGGCGGCGACAACCTCGCGCGGCAGTGGATCGGTGGGGATGGCGCGCGCGGCGCCTACCTGGAACGCCTGGCGATCCCCATCGGAAAATACCGCCTGCCCCCGACGGAAATCCCCGAAGTCCTGCCCCAGCAACTCCTGCTGCTCGATGTCTGCGCCGCCGCGCTCGAAAACGCGCGACTCCCCCTCCGCGAGAAGCGCCCGCGCGTCAGCGCAATCATCGGCATGGCCCTCGATTTCGGGACCACGAACTTTCACCTCCGCTGGTGGATCGAAGGCCAGGCCCGCCAATGGGCGGAGCGGTTGGGACTCGATCTCGATGACGACGAATTTGAGCAATGGATCACGGCACTCAAGGATGCGGCCGGTCCGGCCCTGAACGCCGCGCGGACCCTCGGCGCGCTCGGCGGCATGATCGCCAGCCGCATCGCCCGCGAATTCCAACTCGGCGGACCCAGCTACGCGGTCTCCTGCGACGAGGCCTCCGGTCTCAAGGCGGTCGAGATCGCGGCCCGCGCGCTGGCCCGCGGCGAGATCGATGCAGCCGTCGTCGGGGCCGTCGATCTGGCCGGCGATGTTCGGAACGTCGTCACATCGGCGATGCTCCGCGACCGAACTGATCGCGGAGACGCGGATTTCATCGGCGAAGGCGCCGGCGCCGCCGTGTTGAAGCGCCTCGATGACGCCCAGGCGGCGGGCGATCGCATCTACGCGGTCCTAAACCCCACAGAGGATACAGCCCGCGCTGAGGCCACCAGGATCTCGGCGCGGGAATTCGTCGGTCGCACCGGCGCGGCCGACGGAATGGCCTCGCTCGTTATGGCTGCCCTGTGCCTCCACCACGAAATATTGCTCCCATGCGACGACTCCGATTTACCAACCTATTGGTGGCACGATCGCGCCGACGGCCCCCGCCGCGCCGCCGTGGAAGCCAAGTCCATCGACGGTGCCGACGTTTGCATCGTTCTTGAGGGATTCGAGCAATCCTCGATCCCAGCGAAGCCGATTCCAATGCCCCGTCTCTACCGCGACGCGCTCTTCGCCATCGAAGCTGACAATGTAATAGGACTCCTAGCCGGTCTGGGCGACCTCGCTTCCCATCGCAGTGAAGACCTCTCCAATCTCGCCCGACAATGGCACGATCAGCATCGCCCGGCGCGCGATCGCCGCCTCGCCGTCTCCATCGTCGCGTCCTCGCACGAAGAACTGACCGACGCCCTTTCCACCGCGCGATCGGCCCTATCGAACGATCCCGACCAACCGCTCGACGGCCGCAAGGGTGCGTTCTACAACCCGACGCCGCTCGGCCCGACCGGCCAACTCGCCTTCGTCTTCCCCGGCTCCGGCAACCACTTCCCTGACATGGGCAAGGGCATCGCCCTTCGTTGGCCCGACATCCCCCGTGCCCTTGACCATGTTACGCAGCGGCTGCGTAGCCACTTAATCCTCGGCGCATCGCCCGACGACCCGTCTGCCGATGACAGTGTCCATCGCAACATCTTCCGCCAAGTCTCTTATTGCGTTTTGATGAGCGATCTCCTCCGCCGCTTCGGACTCCAGCCCGACGCCGTGATCGGCTACAGCCTCGGCGAATCCGCCAGTCTCTTCGCCCTCCGGGCCTGGCCCGACCGCGACGAGATGTTCCAACGCATGACCCGCAGCCCGCTCTTCAAATCCGATCTCGCCGGCCAGTGCCGCGCCATCCGCGCTGCCTGGAACATCCCCGACGATTGTCCGGTCGATTGGACCGTCGCCGTCGTTGGCCGACCGGTCGAACAGGTCCGCGAGGCGCTCCGAGGAGTAGAACACGCGCGGCTGCTGATGGTCAACTCGCCCCGGGAATGCGTCATCGGGGGCCTTCGTCCGGACATGGCCGAAGTCACCCGTCGCCTGAAGTCGCGGGCAGTTCTGCTCGAAGGCATTCCCACGGTCCATTTCGAGGCCGTGCGCGAGGTCGAAGAGGCGTATCGCGACTTGCACCTATTGGAAACCAAGCCGCCCGCCGGCGTCCGTTTCTACAGTGCCGCCGCGGCCCGCGCCTACGACGTCACCCGCGCCAGCGCCGCCGAATCGATCACGGCCCAGGCCCTGCACGGTTTTGACTTCCCCGCATTGATCGAGCAGGCCTACGCCGACGGCGTCCGCCTCTTCGTCGAAGTCGGCCCACAGGCCTCCTGCACGCGGATGATCGGCCGAATCCTCGCCGGCCGCCCACATTTTGCCCGCTCTGCGTCGTCAAGCGGGGACAACGAAGTGCGCGACGTCTTCCAACTCGCCGCCGCGATGATCGCCGAGCGCATCCCGGTCGACATGGACCTCCTGCTGGGGGAAGCCACCTCTGAAGCCGAAGATCTGTCGCCTGAGAAGCCCGCCAAGACCGTTACCGTCGAAATCGGGCGGAAGCTGTCCGTGCCGCCGCTCCCCGTTAAACGATCGCGACCGCCGCAGCGCGGAGCCGCACCGCCTGCCCGTACCGTTGAACCCGTACCTGTAGCGGCAGGCGAATACTCCGATAACACTGTCGTCGCCGAATGGTCGCGCACGGCCGCAGCCTGCGCCTCCGCCCATCGCGCGTATCTGCAATTCTCCGAAGCGGCCGCCGGGGGAATGGCCTCGGCTCTCGCCTTTCAGTCGCAAATCCTCGAATCCATGGTCGGCGCGGGTGACGGAACAATTGCACTGGCCGATCTGATCCCCGATCAGAGCCCCTCGCGCAAGGGAGCGCCGAGTGGGCCTTCGGATGTCGCGCGGCGCTCCTTTACAGTCACGGCTCTGAACAAGCCGGTTCTTTCACGAGACCTCTGCCTCGAATTCGCCCGCGGATCCGTCGCCAAAGTTCTCGGCCCCGAATTCGCCGAAGTGGACCGCCACGCCACCCGCGTCCGCCTGCCCGATGAGCCACTCATGCTCGTCGACCGCATCATGGAGATCGACGGCGTCAAAGGCTCGATGACCAGCGGTCGCGTCGTCACTGAGCACGACGTCCTCGCCGATGCCTGGTACCTCGACGGCGGTCGCGCCCCGATCTGCATCACCGTCGAGGCCGGTCAGGCCGACCTCTTTCTCTCCGCCTACCTCGGCATCGACCGAATTACGAAGGGCCTGCGGACCTATCGCCTCCTCGACGCGACGGTCACCTTCCACCGCGGCCTGCCCCGACCCGGCGAGACGATCCGCTACGACATCCGCATCGAAAAATTCGTCCGCCAGGGCGAGACGTATCTTTTCTTCTTCCAATTCGACGGTACGGTAAACGACGTGCCGGTGCTGACCATGCGAAATGGCTGCGCCGGCTTCTTTACGGCCGATGAAATCCGCAACTCGCGAGGGATCGTGTTAACGCCGGAAGAATTGGCCCCGACAACGGGCACACTCCCCGCCGACTGGCGACCGCTTGTTTCCATGTCGGCCGAATCCTACGACGAGGCGAATTTGACGGCCCTGCGCGGCGGCGACCTCGCCGGTTGCTTCGGCCCGGTCTTCACAAACCTTCCCATTGCCGACCCGCTCAAGCTCCCCGGCGGTCGTATGAAGTTGATTGATCGCGTCACACAGCTCGATCCGACCGGCGGTCGCTACGGTCTGGGCGTCATCCGCGCGGAGGCCGACATCCACTCCGACGACTGGTTCCTGACGTGCCATTTCGTCGACGACATGGTCATGCCCGGCACGCTCATGTACGAATGCTGCGCCCATACCCTGCGGATGTTCCTCCTGCGCATGGGCTGGGTCGGCGAGCACGCCGAAATCTGTTACGAGCCTGTACCCGGCGTGGCCAGTTCCCTTCGCTGCCGTGGCCCCGTGACGCCGAAAACAAAGATTGTCACCTACCAGGTGGAAATCAAGGAGATTGGCTACCGACCGGAGCCCTACGTTCTTGCCGACGCCATGATGTACGCCGACGGCGAGGCCATCGTCCGCATGACAAACATGTCCCTGCAAATGTCCGGCACAAACCGCGAGCGAATTGAACAAATCTGGCGGCTGCGCGAGGGGAGGACCCGTGGCAAGCTTGCCACGGGCTTTACCACGAAAACATCCTCCGCGCCCCTTTTCACCCGCGATCAGATCCTCGCCTTCTGCATCGGCAATCCGTCCGACTGTTTCGGCGAACCCTTTCGCATCTTCGACCGCCATCGAAAATGTGCCCGCCTCCCCGGCCCGCCGTACTGCTTTTTGGATCGCGTGGTGTCTGCGGAACCCGAACCCTTCGCCCTCGAGCCCGGCGGCTGGATCGAGTGCGAATACGACGTGCCGCGCGATGCCTGGTACTTCGCGGCGAACCGCCAAACGTCAATGCCTTTCGCCGTGCTGCTGGAAATCGCCCTGCAACCCTGTGGCTTCCTTGCGGCGTACGCCGGCTCGGCATTGACGAGCGAGACGGACCTCTCCTTCCGCAACCTCGGCGGCACGGCGACGCTGCACGAAGAACTCTTCGCCGACTGCGGCACGCTCCGGGTCCGCGTGCGCATGACCGACGTCTCCAGCGCCGGTGGCATGATCATTGAGCAGTTCGACATGCAGGTCTGGCGCGGCCACCGGCTCGTTTACGACGGAAAGACGTCGTTCGGCTTTTTCTCAAAGGCCTCGCTCGCCCAGCAAGTCGGCATCCGCGACGCCAAAGACCGCATCTACGTCCCACCTCACGCAGAGGCGCAGAGGCGCAGAGATCGATTCAGCCTGCCGAACGATCCGCCATTCACACCCGACGATGCGACAGCTTCGCCTCAAGCCTCAAGCCTCAGGCCTCAGGCCTTTCTGCCCGCCCGCGCCTTCCGCATGATCGACCAGATCGACGTGCTCCTCCCCGACGGCGGCCCGCACGGTCTCGGCTTCATCCAGGGCTCGACCCGCGTCGATCCGGCGGCGTGGTTCTTCAAGGCCCACTTCTACCAGGACCCCGTCTGGCCCGGTTCGCTGGGGCTGGAGTCCTTCCTGCAACTCCTCAAGGTCTTCGCCCTCGACCGTTGGCCGGATTTGGCGGCGACCCACCGCTTCGAACCCATTGCCGCCGGCACGCCCCACACCTGGGCCTACCGCGGCCAGATCATCCCTTCCAACCGCCGCGTGGAGGTTCAGGCCGTCATCACCCGCCACGACGATGGCCCGACGCCGACTGTAATGGCAGACGGGTTTTTGTCCGTCGATGGGATTACCATCTACGAAATGAAGAACTTCGGATCTAGGTTGACCTTTCTGAGATAA